A stretch of the uncultured Bacteroides sp. genome encodes the following:
- the rplW gene encoding 50S ribosomal protein L23 — protein MGIIIKPLVTEKMTAASEKLNRFGFIVRPEANKLEIKSAVEALYNVTVIDVNTIRYSGKNKSRYTKAGMINGRTNAYKKAVVTLKEGDTIDFYSNI, from the coding sequence ATGGGAATTATTATTAAACCGTTAGTTACAGAGAAAATGACTGCTGCATCTGAAAAGTTAAATCGTTTCGGATTTATCGTGCGTCCTGAGGCTAACAAATTGGAAATTAAGAGCGCAGTCGAGGCTTTGTATAATGTTACAGTTATTGACGTAAATACAATTCGTTATTCCGGTAAGAATAAAAGTCGTTATACAAAAGCTGGGATGATCAATGGTAGAACAAATGCTTATAAAAAAGCAGTTGTAACATTGAAAGAAGGAGATACTATTGATTTTTATAGCAATATTTAA
- the rplB gene encoding 50S ribosomal protein L2: MAVRKFKPTTPGQRHKIIGTYEEITASVPEKSLVFGKLSSGGRNSEGKMTMRYLGGGHKKKIRIVDFKRNKDGVPAVVKTIEYDPNRSARIALLFYADGEKRYIIAPNGLQVGNTLMSGETAAPEIGNALPLQNIPVGTVIHNIELRPGQGAALVRSAGNFAQLTSREGKYCVIKLPSGEVRQILSTCKATIGSVGNSDHGLERSGKAGRSRWLGRRPRNRGVVMNPVDHPMGGGEGRASGGHPRSRKGLYAKGLKTRAPKKQSSKYIIERRKK, from the coding sequence ATGGCAGTACGTAAATTTAAGCCCACAACACCGGGGCAAAGACATAAAATTATTGGTACTTATGAGGAGATAACTGCATCAGTACCAGAAAAATCTCTTGTGTTTGGTAAGCTTTCTTCTGGTGGTCGCAACAGTGAAGGAAAGATGACTATGCGCTATCTTGGCGGTGGTCACAAGAAGAAAATCAGAATTGTTGATTTCAAGAGAAATAAAGATGGTGTTCCGGCAGTAGTAAAAACAATTGAATACGATCCGAATCGTTCGGCTCGTATCGCTTTGCTTTTTTATGCCGACGGTGAAAAAAGATATATTATTGCTCCCAATGGATTACAAGTAGGTAATACTCTTATGTCAGGTGAGACAGCTGCGCCAGAAATTGGTAATGCACTTCCTCTACAAAATATCCCTGTGGGTACTGTAATTCATAATATTGAGTTACGTCCAGGCCAAGGTGCTGCTTTGGTTAGATCGGCAGGTAATTTTGCTCAGTTGACTTCAAGAGAAGGCAAATATTGTGTTATTAAATTGCCTTCTGGTGAAGTAAGACAGATACTTAGTACATGTAAAGCTACTATTGGTAGTGTTGGTAACTCTGATCATGGATTGGAACGTTCTGGTAAAGCTGGCCGTTCAAGATGGTTAGGACGTCGTCCTCGCAACCGTGGTGTTGTAATGAACCCAGTCGATCACCCAATGGGTGGTGGTGAAGGCCGCGCATCTGGAGGTCATCCAAGATCTCGTAAGGGATTGTATGCAAAGGGCTTGAAGACTAGAGCTCCTAAGAAGCAATCTTCTAAGTATATTATTGAGAGAAGAAAAAAGTAA
- the rpsS gene encoding 30S ribosomal protein S19, with amino-acid sequence MSRSLKKGPYINIKLESKVLAMNESGKKAVVKTWARASMISPDFVGHTVAVHNGNKFIPVYVTENMVGHKLGEFSPTRTFRGHSGNKKR; translated from the coding sequence ATGAGTCGTTCATTAAAAAAAGGTCCTTATATTAATATTAAGCTTGAATCAAAAGTGCTTGCTATGAATGAATCAGGCAAGAAAGCTGTTGTTAAGACTTGGGCTAGAGCTTCAATGATTTCGCCTGATTTTGTTGGGCATACTGTTGCAGTTCATAACGGAAATAAATTTATTCCTGTTTACGTTACCGAAAACATGGTTGGACATAAGTTGGGCGAATTTTCTCCAACTCGTACTTTCAGAGGTCATTCCGGTAACAAGAAACGTTAA
- the rplV gene encoding 50S ribosomal protein L22: MGARKKISADKRKEALKTMYFAKLQDVPTSPRKMRLVADMVRGMEVNRALGVLKFSSKEASARVEKLLRSAIANWEQKNERKAESGELFVTKIFVDCGATLKRMRPAPQGRGYRIRKRSNHVTLFVDSKSTNDDQN, translated from the coding sequence ATGGGAGCAAGAAAAAAAATATCGGCTGATAAAAGAAAAGAAGCCCTTAAAACCATGTATTTTGCTAAATTGCAAGATGTTCCTACTTCACCGCGTAAGATGCGTCTTGTGGCAGATATGGTCCGCGGTATGGAAGTGAACAGAGCTCTTGGTGTTTTGAAGTTTTCTTCTAAGGAAGCTTCTGCCAGAGTGGAGAAATTGTTGCGCTCTGCAATAGCTAACTGGGAACAGAAAAACGAACGTAAGGCAGAAAGCGGTGAATTGTTTGTAACAAAAATTTTTGTTGATTGTGGAGCTACATTGAAAAGAATGAGACCAGCACCACAGGGGAGAGGTTACAGAATTCGCAAACGCTCAAATCACGTGACTTTGTTCGTTGATTCGAAGAGTACTAATGATGATCAAAATTAA